The DNA window GACAACCTCAGGAAATGCTTCCATCCCGGAGTCTGAACAGATCCATGATAGCATAAGTGCCCATTCTTCCCATGGTTAACCATCCAATCCTTAATGTGCCACAGCTCACCATAATTGCACATTGTGTCACCTGGGAGGTGAGGGTTTCAGTTGAGAGGATCCTGCCTGTACCTGCCTCGTCACAAAAGGGTGATTCTACTGGTCTTTCAGCGTCATTAAGTGTTCGTTAGGTCATTACAGACCGgttttgcagacacagattaagcctcgTCCTAGACTGAATTCTATTTTGAATGAAggttctccatacaaaactcaatttaggccATGACAAAGCTTAATTCGTGTCTTTGACACCAACCCATAATGGTGATACTGTGTGGCAGTCACTGGCTCACAGAAAGGAGAGTGCActcttcagctgcagtgctcctGACGAATTCAAGCCAACCGCACCCACATTCTTCTGACATGTCAAAAAACAACCACAAGCCCTTAAGCCAGTCGGATTGGTTTGGAGTGGTATTTCACACCGAGTACATTTTTCGATTTGGTCCCAGTCTGAAAAAAACTATTGTGAGCCTGCAAGTCGTataatgtacatacagtaagaAGGATAACTGCCCTTTgtaaatttgtgtgtaaaattagTGAGGGAAAAAAGGTTTGTAAATCTAAGTGAATATCTTAGCCCAGTTTTGGGTGCAGGGATGTGGTTGGTGGTGACACAGATCTTTTCTCCGCAGCTCTTTGTGTGCGCGGGCGAGGGCTGCACTGATAACGGCAACAACAGCCTGCACTGCTGGCACGTTACGCTGGCCTTCCTCACCGCCTTCCTGTTCGCCACACACCTGCCTGAGCGCCTCGCGCCCGGCTGCTTCGACTACTTTGGTGAGTgcgccctaaccctaacccccgtGCCCTGTGGAGTGTCTGTACATCCTCCAGCACCCCCGTGCCCTGTGGAGAGTCTGTACATCTCCCAGTGCCTCCCCGTGCCCTGTGGAGGGTCTGTACATCCTCCAGCACCCCCTTGCCCTGTGGAGTGTCTGTACATCTCCCAGCACCCCGTGCCCTGTGGAGTGTCTGTACATCTCCCAGCACCCCCGTGCCCTGTGGAGTGTCTGTACATCTCCCAGCACCCCCGTGTCCTGTGGAGTGTCTGTACATCTCCCAGCACCCCCGTGTCCTGTGGAGTGTCTGTACATCTCCCAGCACCCCCGTGCCCTGTGGAGTGTCTGTACATCCTCCAGCACCcccatacatttcacatttggtCCTGAATGAGCACATTTACTGACCACAGTCATTAAGTACCAAGTACTTGCTTCCcccttttttcatttatttatttattttagattagTATTTGCTAATCCCatctttaaaaatgcaattttcacAGACATTTGACTCTTGCTAAGACCTTAGATTTATCCTTAGAAAATCAGTGAAAGGTTATAGAAGTTATGAAACTCATTTGGGTGAGACATCTCTCAGGGCTTCTGTGgtggttttggtttttggttttggttcgGGTGAAATGTGAACTCAGGTTTCAGACGGGTTGTGTAGGCTAAAGGAAGAGCTCGGTGACAGGGATAGGATGAGAAAATGGAGGGGAGAAGGTTCATGTTCTGAATGCATTGGTTataaaaattgagaaattaaccacatttgttttttaaatagaagAAAACGGGTGTATGTCTGCGCGGCAGTCTGACCGCAGTTTGACCGCTGCGGGTTCTTCCCCGGTCTTCTCTCGGCAGGTcacagccaccagctgtttcacgTGTGCGGCATCATCAGCACGCACTTCCAGATGCAGGCCATCGAGGCGGACATGGCCCTGCGCCGGCCCTGGCTCCAGACGCACGCCCCGCCCATCACCTTCGCCAACACCGCGGGGGCAGGGCTGCTCTGCGTGGCCCTCAGCCTCTGCGTCATCTACGTGTTCAGCGTGCCGCTCTACTGGACCCCCGCCGAGAAGGGCAAGCACGGCAGGAAGGCCAAGACCCCCGCCAGGGCCTCCGACTAGCAGCAGTCACCAGGGGGTGCCACCTGTTTCCACACGGAGACTTTGGGTGCATACAGCGAGGGGCAGGAGGCTGGCGGGGTAGCCCAGGCATAGGTACTCACTTTCCTTCAAGTTAAGGTCACTATCTTGACTTTATTTCTGTCATGTCAACAAGAACAACAGAAGTCCACACGCTTGGTGAGAGACGCACTGCTTGAGAGCGAGGTGTGGGAATGAAGGAGGAAGGTTCTGTGTTCTGCAACGGCCACAAACTGACTGCGAGGCCAGCCTATTGGCTGAGAGACGCTGTCCACCGATGAGCAGTGAGTGCTCACGCGCTTAGGTCACCTCTGCAAGGAGACCGCTGGGGTCGCAGGAATGCTTTCAGGGATCACATCACCaaacaagtttttttatttcatgacaAGGTACTCgttttttattgaatgtatgATGCATTACAGCTGAATTTTTTCCAAAGTGACCTATCATATGCAGTGTCCATTTTGATTGATGCGTGTTATGAGGAATGTATCTCACATGAAGAGAAAGCTCCGGTCAAATGAAACACCCCTTTGTTTTTGTATACCTCTgatcatgttcatctttttctgTTAAATAGGATAATATGAATAATGTGCTCATTGTCGCCATAATGGCATTAGGTAGAAACGGCCATAAAACTAAACACAGCTGAAAAAGTCAGTGATTAGTTCATAGAGTAAGAGGAGTTGTTGCCTGTAGTTTTTGGCTCCCCCTACTGGATATTGGGAGAacagaaaaaatctgaaatcattGTTATGTTGTCTGTTTAACAAGCACTTCTATATTTCCTATTGAAAATCATACGTCACAACATGCAAGTGTGATTTTAGTTCATAATAATTGTACCGTAAAGAACAAAACTAAGAAAGAGTGACCTAATAGCTAATTAATCACTAATGAAGTATTCACTAATATTTACCACATGTTTATGctatacatatataaacatCATATATGGAGATTCCAAAAGACAATAATTCCCTGGCAAAGTGTTTAATTGGACATAATAAGAGCTATTGGCTTGGTGTACGCTTGGCATGTCCAACAGTCCAACAGTCCATAGTCCCTGACATTAATGTGCCGATACACACATCTCTGTGCTCATTGTACAGTTAGGTCAGATCTGTTGACTAATTTATGAGGGACTGACGACTGTTACTTTACAGAAAACACTTAATTGTTCCCTTTAAGCTAAACCATGTATTTTGTGTTATCATCCCTACGAGACCATAGAATTacaaggttctaactgacatttttgacaaaaatgatttAGTGTcctaaatatgttgtttatagggcactaaatatatgtgcaaagttttacacaaaaattcTGTTCAGAAGTATGCAaacaatattaatttaaaaggttgtgtctgcttggagcccatttacttatttattatttgaggCTTAGTATTTCAAAAACACTGCAtgaatgcagatagaacctgCAGATAGAACCGTATAGTAATTAAATGGTCACGAAAGGTAgcacaaaaaaactgttaaGTTAATGGTAGggactttttgtttatttaaaataacatattattgtattttccatttttatatgTAAATGCTTCAGGGTGTGGATATTCAATGTCATTTTCTGGTCCTTTAGGAAGGTGTCATTATACAGTAGGTTTTAAATATTCTCATGAATAATTAagactttttaaataaaaactgtcTACAATGACTTTAAAGTCAGATGATCAGGAGCCGATAGAGCAACACACTAATACCAAACAGTATGCAGTACACAGTGTCCAGAAATTTATTAAATATGCTATATCCCCAGCTGAGTTACAGTATGTAAACCTGAACAAGGCCTTGAACCTGCCTTACATTTTCTCATTGTATTTTCTGGAAGTCATACAAAGTGCCATTTGGGCTGCTGGTTTCATTGGTGCTTCAGTTACAGGTTATATTTCCTGAGaccactgttttttttatagGCAAACCTAGGATGATGTACTATACTCATGGTTAATCTAaaaacagaattttaaaaaatgtgtttcataataaaTTCATTTTGCACTGATTTAAAACTGGCTTTTTTATTGATTACTCATCTCAAAACAGATACAATTTCAGTTTGAAACTTAACAGATTTGTCCTTTTATGCAACATACAATTTTTTGAGAAATCTGATGCATCAAAATTACTATTGTTGCCTCAACTAAAGAAATCAAATATGAATTTGAGCTGTCACATCTGGAGGTAGTTTGGGTCTGATTCCTCTGGTACTGGATCTAAATAGTCAAGCATACaactatgaaaaatgtttaaaatcacATTAAAATCAATTGAACATACAACCACATATCtcaacaaaaatattctcaacataaaaaaattacacaCAGCCATAGATAAAATAAATGCTATACATGTGTTTTAAACTTCCTACAATTGTGTGTATAGCAAATCAGTAATATCAAAATGAGGCCAAGTTACAACAAGTTTAAGTAACTTGGGCCTGTGCTGCTTCTTATACTGTATATCGCAATAGCTATCTGTCACTGTACAACTTCATGGAACTCTGTGTGTAGCCTACTCCTACTGCAGTGGAAAGAGGCTGTATATCTAGAtgattatgaaattatgaagTAAGTAAGTTTTGTGATAGTTGTTTAAGTAATTCAACCAGAAAGTGGGAAAACCAATTACTTTTTGTTCCAAATCTTCTACTACACAAAttaagtacagtaatgttctccttGGGAAGTCTTGTTTTCCaggcaaaaaaaggtacaaattaatttctggctagggtactgccccacctttttaggcacttttcatacctttatttctgagagtgaagatGGAATAAATCCCATTTATTATGAATGTTTCCACAGTAGTTATTGTTGTAAAATTAGACCGGCACCATGAATCAGTCTAATATAAATTGTGGTGGCATTGGATAGTTTATAACGCCAAGACCAATAACTGTGAGCTAAGGTCTGCCACCCACAACCACACAGATTAGCATACAGTTGCAAGACTGCAACCTTTGTATTGTATTAATGAAAATGACGATGGTGTTCAAGGGTGTTTAGTACTTAAAAGTGTGGCTTCTCTGAAACACCACTTTGCAAAGTTCACCACATCCGCAGTGACATCTGCCCTTCCATGCAGGTATACACGGACTGGTGGTCTGCAGTATGGCCTGACCTCTGGCTGTCTGAAAACATTAATGGCTGTTCGAAATACAGCCATTAAGAGTAACACTGACATCTAGTGGAATCGTCAAACGTTGATACATATTTGATCCATTAAAAAGAAGAATCTGATTTTCATATGATAACGGTTTCTCTCTGATTCACCATATATGATAATTTcaccaataataaaaaaggtttactgaaacatttcttttttaacctattgtacctttagcaAGCCTTTAAAGGTACATTAGGTaacattttctgttaaaacattacacaaccattgtaaatccctgcctatcgttgaaaaaggctcactgacatgttgacttaccctctgcctgtgtgtatagTCCTTAAAAATATACCATTGACGGACCTACACtgtgccaaaacattgtatagctgtacaataattcaagctcactggttgaaaatttgttcaaattgccacagccaatggcttgGTGGGGTTTCAACCTCAGGCATTCACAGAGaatggggagggataaacagtgttgtggtttgagggtgtttgttgctgcaattcctaccTTGACCGTAAGAAATCCAAAATCACACATTGTACCTAGGGACTTAAATTAGCATAATGTAGACTGGGAATCAATGGGATTTTCGGATAAAAATTctaatgtggaaaaaataattattcattattaaccctgtatatacagtgcttttttcatatttatcaaTCAGCTTTGCATTTATCCCACTGAAAAATTGAATACATGCACACttctgtaatatttattttacaggactgacacacacattgttTAGTAGGCCTACCTACGTAGTTTTTTTAACTAGCTCTTACATTAATTGTAAATACCATTTTAATATTCAAATGTTAAGATTATGATTTCAACAATGTCTAATCTGGCTAAAATTATTCTGAATTCATTGATCTGCCATTGAGATATATAAAACTGGATATTGCTTCCGCTTACCGGTTCCATTGATTCATATGGGAGCTGTTCAATGGCGCATGAAGCCAGTTAATGAAGGCTGCCATGTTTGGCTATGGGGCTCTTTTTTGCACCGAGCATGCGCACTGGGTACCTAAACGTGAAGGGATGAATAGGAATTAAATTATTATCAATCTTTGAATTCTGTCCCAAAATAGTATAGTTTCGCCATGGTATTCATAGGTTTGAATAGACTTAAGCGGCTAATGCTTTTTGACAACAGAGGcataataaactgcaataccgCCAGTAACCACTGGAGTATGCGAGCTTCTGGGGGAATTCTGTGGAAAGTGCGCGGAATGCTATTCATCATGTGGGCGTTACCTGTAAAGGAAGGAAGCAGAGAGCTTTCTGCTTAGCGATTGGCGTGATTTGAAAAACTGGTCATCACGAAAAGGCGGAGGGAACATTTGAACTGTGAAGACGAAACGAGCAGGGTGGGAAATTTATAAAACCACACAACAGTTGAAAATGAATAGGCCTATGTGAGTATAATGTTAAAATACTTTAAACATGTTAGTTAATTAGCTGGATATATAGTCTGTACGACAATATTTCCCCCGTGAACTACTAAAGTTACATTCTTTTTCTCTGTGTACTTTGGTAATGTTTACGCTAATCGCTGTTGTtcagttagctagctggctaacttaGCCAACGTTAGGAAAATAACCTTTGCTATCCAAGCTAGATCGCTTGTTAGCTAGCCTTTGNNNNNNNNNNNNNNNNNNNNNNNNNNNNNNNNNNNNNNNNNNNNNNNNNNNNNNNNNNNNNNNNNNNNNNNNNNNNNNNNNNNNNNNNNNNNNNNNNNNNNNNNNNNNNNNNNNNNNNNNNNNNNNNNNNNNNNNNNNNNNNNNNNNNNNNNNNNNNNNNNNNNNNNNNNNNNNNNNNNNNNNNNNNNNNNNNNNNNNNNCTGTTTTACAGCTATTGGCAGGTCCGGCTGCAACTGCGAGTGTTGATGCACCGCTTGATATGGAATCCATTTTGTGCCAGTGCTCTCGCCGGCAGCCCTGCTGAGCGCTGCATAAATTGCCTGTAGTGTCATCTCAGGAAGGGAGGGTTTTAGCCTCCATTTGCTAGCATGGTTATTATGGCGCTGTGCCAATATTTGCTTCTTAGCAgtcgcttttatccgaagcgatgTGTAGTAAGTGGTTGCATACATTTCTTTTGGTGTATCTAGTGGCTTGGTGTTGAACCCACCATATTTGTGTTGTTGGGCACATACAGTAGGACTGCTTGTTACCGTCACACACTTAGGGAGCGGTGGTGAGAACTGTGCTTTGTCGCAGGATAAGGAACAGGGTGAACGTGAATCAGCTGTGTCTGGTGGACCTGGCAGGGAGTGAGCGCACCAGCAGGAACGAACGCCCAGGGCAGCCGCCTCCGGAAGCAGGTGAGCCACAGCTCCTCTCCAGTTTAACAGAGCCGCGACGTCCAGGGAAATTAACTTTTGTCACCCCCGACCCAGGCAACATCAATCAATCCCTGATGACGCTGCGCACCTGCATCGAGGTCCTCCGCGAGAATCAGATGTGCGGCACAAACAAGGTCACTAACTGGAAAATTTATATTAATAGACTAAGTGCAAACTCGGGTGGCACTGGGAGTGCATGTACTAGTGTGATTTTTATCTCTGCTTAATCTCTTTTCTCTGCTTATTCTCACAGATGGTTCCATACAGAGATTCTAAAATTACTCATCTGTTCAAGAATTATTTTGATGGGAAGGCAAGGTTCGCATGGTCGTGTGTGTGAACCCTAAAGCAGACGATTATGAAGAAACCTTGGTAAGGCATTCAAAACTcaaaaaagtttatttattaTCACCCTGGACCTTTttatcagttaaaaaaaaaaaaaaaaaaaatatgtaagcAACTATACTATGGTTCTGTTCTTTTTAAGATTTGCTTTAGTATTGCTTTTGGTTTAAGTCACAAAAATGAACGACAAATGTATTCAGGATGTAGTTCACCACTTAAGGGCAGATCAGCACCCCCTTGGTTCATGGAATGCGTTGTTATTGGCTGGAGTGCCCGTAGCCAATCTCCTTAATGTTTGTGTAATCAGGGATGGTTCCTGGCTTTGTATTCCGTTCattactgtggctgtgtttaCATCCTGCCACTTCTGCTTAGATCCTTGAAAACTCCTAATAATAAAACTTCTGAAAATGAGATTGCGCGTGAACGTTGTTGATTAATTGAACATTTCCGCGGTGGTGTACATGGAAAGACATTCCATAAAACTGTTATTACCGTGAATTAGAAAGGTCTTTGTGACCTTTGAAGCCCCTGTGCTCATCCGTGGCCCGTGCCCCCGCAGCTGGTGATGCGCTTTGCGGAGATGAcccaggaggtggaggtggcaCGGCCAGAGGACCGGCCCATATGCGGCTTCACCGCGGGCCGCCGGCACCGGAACCAGGCCTTCAAGGAGGAGCTGGCCCGCCAGCTGGAGCAGAGGGGAGGGCCCATCAACGGAGGGTGCGTTCTGCCGGTCCTGTGTGCACCTGCACTCTACTGCCCTCCTGCTGGCCTGGGATGAGTCTTTTATTAGTGCTCCCTGTGTGTAGTTTCTTAACATACAAACACTAAAGCGTGAATTTTCTCATCCAAAACATCTGCTTTCTGAAATAAGCAAGGTTCTCAGGccctacatttttattttttataaaatatatgtatatatttttttgccaaCTTAGAGTGTGATGTTACTGACAAGTTGACAATGTTCTAATACTGCCCTAGCTAACTCCAACAAAATAAATCCCAGAAAGCATGAAAaacaggaataaataaatactgaaaataaGTCTTCAGTGATGAGATTTTGTGTGGGAACACAACTAAAATTGAGGCCGGCTTAATTGACCTTTTGCTAGGTTGTGAAATAATATGCCTGTTCGATCCCCTTAAAGAAAGGTCTCGTTTCTTTCTAAAATGGTGCACCTTTGGGCTTGTGGCCCTGACGTAGACTGTGGCCTGGTATTCAGGTGTTTGTTCTGGGTTGACCGTGGCGctgtcctctccctcccacagaATACCCCTCCGTCATGCCGCAGCTCCTGCACAGCTTCCCCCCGCTGCCTCCCCTGCGAGATCGTCGACTGCACGGACGACCAGACCCTGCCCCGCCTCATCCAGGTGCTGGAGAAGAGGTACAGCATCCGCAAAGTGATGGTCGAGGAGTACAACAAAGCCGGTAAGAACGGGGTTCCAGTCGGTTCAGGGTGATATGCCCCGTGTTGGGCtttccccctttcattttgactttGGAGTTGTTCGTTgttaattcgttttttttttttgtcccttgAGCAGCCAACATGCTGAAGTCGAAGCTGAAGGAGTTTGACGGAAGCATAGTCTCCAAGGAGACTTTCATCCAGGAACAGAGAGGGAAACTGGGGCAGAAGGATAGCATCATCTCCTCCCAGAAGGCCGAGGTGGATCGTCTGGAGAAGAAGGTGAAAATGCTGGAGTACAAGGtgagccccccccgccccccgcccctccccctcctgcactCCTTTCTGTCCTCCAGAGGGAAAGATGGATGGACTGATTCCTTTATTAGTCCGTTGGGAAATTGTTTTTGCACCTTGCAGGACAAAGGACACACGGTTTAAAGAACATGACGGTACATTCCATTAGATTTAAAGTGAATGTAAGCTACAGCTACACAACTAGCGTACGCAACCTGATAAGACTCATAACGGTGACAACGTTAGCGCACAGAACTTTGGCGTCGTCACAGTTTGTTCAAAAGTGCTATGCttgtggggtgtctcggtggcgcagcctgcagatcactgaccgcatgctcattgcgagcatgcggtctgacatttgtcgcatgtctttccctctctcgctcccattcttccggtctctctatactatactgtccaataaagctgaataaggccgaaaaaatatcaaaaaaaaataaaagtgctatGCTTGCGAGGACAAACCGTCTCCAAGCCCGGGTGGTCAGTACACTGTACCCTCGTCCTGATGCCATTGGGTGTATCGGCTGTATGCTGGCCGGGTTGTGTTGCCGGTAAGAGCACCCGGGACTCGTGACCTGACCCTCGGTGCCTGTGCCGCAGATCGACATCCTGCAGAAGACCACCAACATCTACGAGGTGGACAAGCGCACCCtgcagcaggagctggagagcCGGGACCTGAAGCTGCAGCGCGAGGCGTCCGACAAGCGGCGCATGGAGGCGCGGCTGCAGGGCGTGGTCTCCGACACCAAGCACAAGTGGGAGAAAGAATGCGTGAGCGCCCCCTTCTGCCCTTTTAACGCAGCGTGTTCATACGCGGGACGATTGTCAGAACTGCATATGCTGTGACTACACTATCAGGCGAAATTGTTCCCAAAGGAGAGCCCCTTTGATTCTGTAGAAGAATCCTGTGTCTGGTCCATGAGGGACTAGATATAGGATTGATGGG is part of the Conger conger chromosome 15, fConCon1.1, whole genome shotgun sequence genome and encodes:
- the kif23 gene encoding LOW QUALITY PROTEIN: kinesin-like protein KIF23 (The sequence of the model RefSeq protein was modified relative to this genomic sequence to represent the inferred CDS: inserted 1 base in 1 codon; deleted 1 base in 1 codon), with protein sequence MTLRTCIEVLRENQMCGTNKMVPYRDSKITHLFKNYFDGXGKVRMVVCVNPKADDYEETLLVMRFAEMTQEVEVARPEDRPICGFTAGRRHRNQAFKEELARQLEQRGGPINGEYPSVMPQLLHSFPPLPPCEIVDCTDDQTLPRLIQVLEKRYSIRKVMVEEYNKAANMLKSKLKEFDGSIVSKETFIQEQRGKLGQKDSIISSQKAEVDRLEKKVKMLEYKIDILQKTTNIYEVDKRTLQQELESRDLKLQREASDKRRMEARLQGVVSDTKHKWEKECERRVNAKQLEMQNRLWVKDEKLKQLTAIVTETKSDWPEKETPQRPSRQRDRGPTKRSASPSPSPMPTGLPARPPHRRSRSAGAEKWVDHKPANGLDLGTVMQPHIPNAITVAVPNENVLSKCDKYVLTHQEVASDGEIQTKLFKGEVFKTRSGGQAVEFTDIETLRQQCPTSSSRKRRSSESSLSQPEGNMETRCSVAIQMRTGSGGAPEYQQSGYQKRRKPSDQ